In Zobellia roscoffensis, the following are encoded in one genomic region:
- a CDS encoding alpha-N-acetylglucosaminidase — MLKFLKFVVLLIVCHGYGQISQTDAEKSAYGILNRLLPQHTASFTFTEIAADNGKDVFEIENGKDEKITISGNSAVAMASGLEWYLKNYCNSHISLNYSQLNLPVKLPKVTSKIRKQTTFDHRYLFNYCTYGYTMPWWDWNRWEKMIDYMALKGVNMPLAMIGQEAVWQEVLMDFGMSQKQIDDFFVGPAHLPWGWMGNIDGMGGPLPQNWISQRKELQIKILERMRSLGMKPVQQAFTGHVPQALKGLYPDANIFQIEDWAGVEGTYFLDPTDELFQKIGTAFIKKQTEFYGTDHLYDADCFIEVDPPSKDPAFLKQVSENVYKSMAIADPKATWVLQGWFFFFKKDFWTKERGRAFLNGIPKNKAIVLDLYGEKNPTWNKTDAFYGQPWIWNVICNEDQKVNMSGNLEEMQRQFQDAYSSEINNNLKGIGVIPEGLGYNPIIQDFIFEKAWDSSPVNVPQWVENYASVRYGTKNENVSKAWQLLEKTVYGRTRTMWSPLITTPRLMIFEEGSKEDIRHVRKDFKITKADPFAWDFDVYQLAEAAELLLGAADELKDVDTYNFDLTNVYRELLFGLTHQKINNLSVAYQEKDKKAFQRSSIALLKLLDDLEAITGTNENFLLGKWLSDARSWGKTKEEKDYYEWNARTIVTIWQPYPEGGLRDYAGKQWNGLFSGYYKPRWQLFVNHLKKSLEKGTAFDAKAYDYEVRDMDYKWTRAKQKYPDSPTGNTIEVAHRIRTQYTQLFKH; from the coding sequence ATGTTAAAATTTTTGAAATTCGTAGTTCTTTTAATTGTTTGCCATGGTTATGGGCAAATTTCTCAAACCGATGCTGAAAAGTCCGCATATGGTATATTGAACCGACTTTTACCACAACATACCGCTTCATTCACTTTTACCGAAATAGCTGCTGACAATGGTAAAGATGTTTTTGAAATAGAAAATGGTAAAGATGAAAAAATTACTATTTCGGGAAATAGTGCAGTTGCTATGGCTTCTGGTTTAGAATGGTATCTTAAAAACTACTGCAACTCTCATATCTCTCTTAATTATAGTCAACTTAATCTGCCGGTCAAACTTCCCAAGGTGACTTCCAAAATAAGGAAGCAAACTACGTTTGACCATCGCTATCTTTTCAATTATTGTACTTATGGATATACCATGCCATGGTGGGATTGGAACAGATGGGAGAAGATGATTGATTATATGGCTCTAAAGGGTGTCAACATGCCTTTGGCCATGATTGGTCAAGAAGCAGTTTGGCAGGAGGTTCTGATGGATTTTGGTATGTCCCAAAAACAGATAGATGATTTTTTTGTAGGGCCGGCACATCTTCCCTGGGGCTGGATGGGGAATATAGACGGCATGGGTGGTCCATTGCCCCAAAACTGGATTTCACAAAGAAAAGAACTGCAGATAAAAATACTGGAACGAATGCGGTCATTAGGAATGAAACCGGTACAGCAAGCATTTACCGGTCACGTTCCCCAAGCACTAAAAGGACTTTACCCTGATGCTAACATTTTTCAAATAGAAGATTGGGCAGGGGTAGAAGGAACTTATTTTCTTGACCCTACTGATGAGCTTTTCCAAAAAATAGGAACAGCATTTATAAAGAAACAGACGGAATTCTATGGAACAGACCATTTGTACGATGCTGATTGTTTTATTGAAGTTGATCCACCATCAAAAGATCCGGCTTTTTTAAAGCAGGTTAGCGAAAATGTTTATAAATCTATGGCCATAGCAGACCCTAAAGCTACATGGGTACTTCAAGGATGGTTTTTCTTTTTCAAAAAAGATTTCTGGACAAAGGAAAGAGGCCGGGCATTTTTAAACGGTATCCCCAAAAACAAGGCTATTGTACTTGATCTTTATGGTGAAAAGAATCCCACATGGAATAAAACCGATGCCTTTTATGGTCAGCCATGGATATGGAATGTAATCTGTAACGAAGATCAGAAGGTAAACATGAGTGGTAATCTTGAGGAAATGCAAAGACAGTTTCAAGATGCTTATTCATCAGAAATAAATAACAATCTAAAAGGGATAGGAGTGATTCCGGAAGGTTTGGGCTATAATCCCATAATTCAAGATTTTATTTTTGAAAAAGCTTGGGATAGCTCACCTGTTAATGTGCCGCAATGGGTAGAAAACTATGCTTCGGTCCGGTACGGAACTAAAAATGAAAATGTATCCAAAGCTTGGCAGCTTCTGGAGAAAACGGTTTATGGTAGAACAAGGACCATGTGGTCTCCACTCATTACCACACCAAGGTTAATGATTTTTGAAGAAGGCAGTAAAGAGGATATTAGACACGTAAGAAAAGATTTTAAGATAACAAAGGCCGATCCTTTTGCGTGGGATTTTGATGTGTATCAATTAGCTGAAGCTGCAGAATTACTACTTGGTGCAGCTGATGAACTAAAAGATGTAGACACTTACAACTTTGACCTTACAAACGTCTATAGAGAGTTGCTGTTTGGATTAACACATCAAAAAATTAACAATCTGAGTGTAGCGTATCAAGAAAAGGACAAGAAGGCTTTTCAAAGAAGCTCTATAGCGCTTTTAAAATTACTAGATGACCTTGAGGCAATTACAGGAACCAATGAGAATTTCTTGTTGGGTAAATGGTTGAGCGATGCAAGAAGTTGGGGCAAAACTAAAGAGGAGAAAGATTATTACGAATGGAATGCTAGAACTATCGTTACCATTTGGCAACCCTATCCTGAAGGGGGACTCAGAGATTATGCTGGTAAACAGTGGAACGGTCTGTTTAGTGGGTATTATAAGCCAAGATGGCAACTCTTTGTAAACCACCTAAAGAAATCCTTAGAAAAGGGGACCGCATTTGATGCTAAAGCATATGATTATGAAGTCCGTGATATGGATTATAAATGGACACGCGCGAAACAAAAATACCCGGATTCTCCAACTGGTAATACTATTGAGGTAGCACATAGAATTCGTACGCAGTATACACAACTATTCAAACACTAA
- a CDS encoding family 20 glycosylhydrolase, producing the protein MTCLKFLFLLLSTCFINAQSPVQVDKNLGLIPTPHQLIQKKGHFQLSGAITVGVNQTELEPIAKILINYLNRIAKVDLDFVDAKEKRAKIQLKINKDLKPNSHSVKVGKIIELEGQSYEAVANAVASLVQLVKNSEKGSSIPHVTITDSPKSDFRSVMLDLARFWHPTETIKETIDLLWLYKIKYLSLHLSDNKRFTFPLENYPKVNKTHFDGSREFYTKDELKDLVDYAKKRGVTIIPEIEVPGHSGVLWSTYPEIFGSVDDKTSEAKPLYVVNMAKESTYSALNEIISEVAEVFYNSPYLHVGGDEVYLENLKKVPEYQEYTSKHNLQEAAKGDANELFCHFINRMNSMVKAQGKKTIIWEGFHGTGSKNLTVDKDITVIVWNTTYNHPQNLLDNGYHIVNSTWMPWYMVGAMNFAPTQKQAYSWKPTQWSHWQDSIEDIEVNSDKGILGGQISFWEQNHFKVIPVLRKRVPILAAHLWSGGIEATYDEFSNTLDSSDKLYGKLFRPITFNVQGLLNEADQRFKEKLVIEINSKKDVEYKWSFSNSWNLPNMGEAKTYETPIEIERSGILTVQAFSAGVPIGHPIQEYYEKVIPAYSYKLYGPLPKKTWSSVPNLSSFKQIREGVSGFMSNERLDKINGELFAKVERDGHIDTRFYGVYNPYIVELKGNLSLPESTTYTFRLTTDDGLANIYIDGKQIAKGTELKKVSEDFTVNLSKGEHTLRLEYFYSKIQNQLNLKYKTDKMDGFLPFERLVTPLKN; encoded by the coding sequence ATGACTTGCCTAAAATTTTTATTTCTGTTGTTGAGTACATGTTTTATAAATGCCCAGAGCCCAGTGCAAGTAGATAAGAATTTGGGTCTAATACCTACACCACACCAGTTGATTCAAAAGAAGGGCCATTTCCAACTTTCAGGTGCTATAACCGTAGGTGTAAACCAAACTGAACTAGAGCCCATAGCAAAGATTTTGATTAATTATTTGAATCGTATAGCTAAGGTTGATTTAGATTTTGTGGATGCAAAAGAAAAACGAGCTAAAATTCAATTGAAAATTAATAAAGACCTTAAGCCCAATTCCCATTCTGTAAAGGTTGGTAAAATAATTGAGCTAGAGGGGCAATCTTATGAGGCCGTTGCCAATGCAGTTGCGAGCTTAGTGCAATTGGTGAAAAATTCTGAAAAGGGGAGTAGTATACCGCATGTTACCATTACTGATAGCCCAAAATCAGATTTCAGGTCGGTAATGTTGGACCTTGCCCGTTTTTGGCATCCTACTGAGACAATCAAGGAAACCATAGATTTATTATGGTTGTATAAGATTAAATACTTGAGCCTTCATCTATCGGATAATAAACGTTTTACATTTCCATTGGAGAATTATCCAAAAGTAAATAAGACTCATTTTGATGGGAGCCGTGAGTTTTATACTAAAGATGAACTAAAAGATCTGGTAGACTACGCAAAAAAAAGAGGCGTAACTATAATTCCTGAAATAGAAGTACCTGGGCATTCGGGAGTTTTATGGAGTACATATCCTGAAATTTTTGGTAGTGTCGATGATAAAACCAGTGAGGCCAAGCCTCTCTATGTGGTCAATATGGCCAAAGAGTCTACTTATTCGGCATTAAATGAAATCATAAGTGAGGTTGCGGAAGTATTCTATAACAGCCCTTACCTGCATGTAGGAGGAGATGAGGTCTATTTAGAGAATCTTAAAAAAGTACCGGAGTATCAGGAGTACACATCTAAACACAATTTACAAGAGGCGGCTAAAGGTGATGCAAATGAACTCTTTTGTCATTTTATAAATAGAATGAACAGCATGGTGAAGGCCCAAGGAAAGAAGACTATTATATGGGAAGGTTTTCATGGAACCGGATCCAAAAACCTAACTGTAGATAAAGATATTACGGTAATCGTATGGAACACTACCTACAACCACCCACAGAATTTGTTGGATAACGGATATCACATAGTCAATTCAACCTGGATGCCATGGTATATGGTGGGTGCAATGAATTTTGCCCCTACCCAAAAACAAGCATATAGTTGGAAGCCCACGCAATGGTCTCATTGGCAAGATTCAATTGAGGATATAGAAGTAAATAGCGATAAGGGCATTCTGGGTGGTCAAATTTCTTTTTGGGAGCAAAATCACTTTAAAGTAATACCCGTTTTGAGAAAAAGGGTGCCGATTCTTGCTGCTCATTTGTGGAGCGGTGGCATAGAGGCTACCTACGATGAATTCTCTAATACTCTTGATAGTTCAGACAAATTGTACGGTAAACTTTTTCGACCGATAACTTTTAATGTTCAGGGGTTGCTAAACGAAGCAGATCAACGTTTTAAGGAAAAACTAGTCATAGAAATTAATTCTAAGAAAGATGTTGAATACAAATGGAGTTTTTCAAATTCTTGGAATTTACCAAATATGGGAGAAGCAAAAACGTATGAAACCCCTATTGAAATTGAAAGGTCAGGTATTCTTACAGTTCAGGCCTTCTCGGCAGGAGTGCCAATAGGCCATCCGATACAGGAATATTATGAAAAAGTTATTCCGGCATATTCGTATAAATTATACGGTCCCCTGCCTAAAAAAACATGGAGTAGTGTGCCAAATCTATCAAGCTTTAAACAAATTAGAGAAGGGGTGTCCGGGTTTATGTCTAATGAACGCCTAGATAAAATTAATGGGGAACTGTTTGCCAAAGTAGAAAGAGATGGTCACATTGATACTAGGTTTTATGGAGTTTACAACCCTTATATAGTTGAACTAAAAGGGAATTTGTCATTGCCCGAAAGTACTACCTATACTTTTAGACTGACCACGGATGACGGATTAGCAAATATTTATATAGATGGAAAACAAATTGCTAAAGGAACGGAATTAAAAAAAGTATCAGAAGATTTCACCGTAAATCTTTCTAAAGGGGAACATACATTAAGATTAGAATATTTCTATAGCAAAATTCAGAATCAGTTGAACCTAAAGTATAAAACCGATAAAATGGACGGTTTTCTACCATTTGAAAGACTAGTAACACCTTTAAAAAATTAA
- a CDS encoding arylsulfatase has translation MKKRSVLYLGLLISFCFCKENTSKNEPVKGSKPNIVFILADDLGYGDLGCYGQETIKTPNIDRLAQEGLLFTQHYAGATVCAPSRNSLMTGQHMGNTTIKSIEKPIKDSDVTVAELLKDSGYRTGVIGKWGLGNVGTSGYANAQGFDYSFGYYDQIRAHNYYPDYLMENGQRYPLKNEVVYVSDSTNYAVGIGSAAVKKEEYSNDLFTEKAIDFIEADRKDPFFLYLAYTIPHANNESFLLNEHGMEVPDFGIYENEDWPSPKKSGAAMISRLDSYVGRLMNLLKEKNRDKNTIVIFTSDNGPHQEGGWRLDYFNSNGQLRGMKRDLYEGGIRVPFIARWPGKINPGLTDQVTTFWDFLPTACDLAGATKPKSTDGISYLPTLLGRKDKQLQHPFLYWEFKTNIARYAIRAGNHKLVKIDYPKNDSTSIELFDLGLDTEEKNNLANKMPKKVEELTAVLENIKNGS, from the coding sequence TTGAAAAAAAGATCTGTTTTATATCTCGGCCTTTTAATAAGTTTTTGTTTTTGTAAAGAGAACACTTCCAAAAATGAACCGGTAAAGGGGAGCAAGCCAAATATAGTTTTTATTCTTGCTGACGATCTCGGATATGGTGATTTAGGTTGTTACGGACAAGAAACGATCAAGACACCAAATATCGACCGTCTAGCGCAGGAAGGTCTTCTCTTCACTCAACATTATGCGGGTGCTACGGTATGTGCTCCTTCAAGAAATAGTCTTATGACGGGGCAACATATGGGTAATACAACCATAAAATCCATTGAAAAACCCATAAAGGATAGTGATGTTACGGTGGCCGAATTATTAAAAGACTCTGGTTACCGAACTGGTGTAATCGGGAAATGGGGGCTTGGTAATGTAGGCACTTCTGGCTATGCGAATGCACAGGGTTTTGATTATTCATTTGGTTATTATGATCAAATAAGAGCACATAATTATTACCCGGATTACTTAATGGAAAATGGGCAGAGGTACCCTCTTAAAAATGAGGTTGTCTATGTTTCGGATAGTACAAATTATGCTGTGGGTATAGGTAGCGCGGCAGTAAAAAAAGAAGAATATTCAAATGATCTGTTTACGGAAAAGGCAATAGATTTTATTGAAGCCGATAGGAAAGACCCCTTCTTCTTATATCTAGCTTATACCATACCACATGCTAATAACGAGAGTTTTCTTCTTAATGAACATGGTATGGAAGTACCTGATTTTGGGATTTATGAAAATGAAGATTGGCCTTCCCCAAAAAAATCTGGTGCCGCCATGATTTCTAGGTTGGATTCTTATGTAGGACGACTAATGAATTTGCTAAAAGAAAAGAATCGAGATAAAAACACCATAGTGATTTTTACATCGGACAATGGTCCACATCAAGAAGGAGGCTGGCGATTGGATTATTTTAACAGCAACGGACAGTTAAGGGGGATGAAGAGAGATTTGTATGAAGGCGGAATAAGAGTTCCATTTATTGCTAGGTGGCCGGGAAAAATAAATCCAGGTCTTACCGATCAAGTAACAACTTTTTGGGATTTTTTACCTACTGCATGTGATCTGGCAGGTGCGACAAAACCAAAATCAACAGATGGAATTTCATATTTGCCCACCCTTTTGGGACGTAAGGATAAACAATTACAACACCCTTTTTTGTATTGGGAATTTAAAACCAATATCGCTCGATATGCAATTAGAGCGGGTAATCATAAACTGGTGAAAATAGATTATCCTAAAAACGATAGTACCAGTATAGAATTGTTTGATTTAGGATTGGATACAGAGGAAAAAAATAACTTGGCAAATAAAATGCCTAAAAAGGTAGAGGAATTAACTGCTGTTTTAGAAAATATAAAAAATGGGTCATAG